The following are encoded together in the Pempheris klunzingeri isolate RE-2024b chromosome 24, fPemKlu1.hap1, whole genome shotgun sequence genome:
- the n6amt1 gene encoding methyltransferase N6AMT1, whose product MAAGYPTPQYSHAGRGDFRDVYEPAEDSFLLIDALEKDAERLQLMTPCVCLEVGSGSGVVSAFLASVIGPSALYVCTDVNPAAAQCTAETASCNNVPLEPIVTSLVESLLPRLSGKVDVLLFNPPYVVTPSEEVGGRGIEAAWAGGKRGREVTDRFLPVVAQLLSSKGLFYLITITENDPEEIISLLVKCGLRGESCSSARAGNERLSVLRFHRK is encoded by the exons ATGGCTGCAGGATACCCCACACCGCAGTACTCCCATGCCGGACGTGGAGACTTCCGCGATGTTTATGAGCCGGCGGAGGACTCTTTCCTGCTGATTGACGCCCTGGAGAAAGAcgcagagaggctgcagctcaTGAC tccgtgtgtgtgtctggaggtGGGCAGTGGCTCAGGTGTGGTGTCAGCATTCCTGGCATCTGTGATTGGACCATCAGCTCTCTATGT TTGCACCGATGTGaatcctgcagcagctcagtgcaCAGCAGAGACAGCCTCCTGTAACAATGTGCCACTGGAGCCCATCGTCACGTCCCTG GTGGAGAGTCTTCTTCCACGCCTAAGTGGGAAAGTGGATGTCCTTCTCTTCAACCCTCCCTACGTGGTCACACCTTCAGAAGAG GTGGGCGGCAGAGGTATAGAGGCAGCCTGGGCTGGAGGGAAGCGAGGGCGAGAGGTGACTGACAGATTTCTACCTGTGGTGGCACAGCTGCTGTCCAGCAAAGGGTTATTTTACCTCATTACCATCACCGAGAACGATCCAG AGGAAATCATCAGTTTACTTGTCAAATGCGGCTTGAGAGGAGAGTCCTGCTCATCTGCAAGAGCTGGAAACGAGAGGCTGTCCGTCTTACGCTTCCACAGGAAATGA